Below is a genomic region from Acidobacteriota bacterium.
GGTGAATGGGTGAATGGGGAGACGGTTTACGGTCAGGGTTCAGAACAAAAAAAGCCTCTGTGTCCTCTGTGGACTCTGCGCCTCGGCGGTGATGTCCGGAAAGGTTGATGGTTGATGGTTGATGGTTGATCGTTGAGGGATTCTCGGTTCGGGTTCAGAACAAAAAAAGACTCTGAATCCTCTGTGCACTCAGTGGTGATGTCCGGGACGGTTGAGGGTTGAGGTGCGATACCGATACCGATCCCGACTCCGACTCCGCTTACGAAACACGAGCACGAAATCCAATGTCCGAAGTCCGAGGACCGGAATCGAGACTCAGATCGGCAGGCACCATGGAACGATGGGCACGCGGGAGGTACCGCGAGCGGGAGCAAGCGGCGGGAAAGCCCTCCCCGCGAAAATCGCGGAATCTGCGACACCATTCCATCGTCCGCGGCGGTTGCCCCGCGGAATCCAGAGCGGCGTCATGCCGCCGCACTCCACAGCGCGGACCGCGGACGGCCCGCGCCATCGAAAGCGCGCCTCCCGGGGATCGGCCGCCCCCGTCGACGGACGCCGACGGAGTGGTGCGGCGCCCGGGGTGAGGCGCAGCGTGGCCCCCCTCGCGCCGCTCGCTCCCGCTCGCGGTACCTCCGCTGGTGCCCGCCGTGCGATGGTGCCATGCGAGATCGGTGAATGGGTGAGTCGGTGAATCGGTGAATAGGGGGACGGGAGATGGGAGATTGGAGATGGGAGATGGGAGACGGGGGACGGCTTGCGATCAGGAGTCAGAACATAGAAAACCTCTGTGTCCGCTGTGGACTCAGTGGTGATGGTCGGGACGGTTGAAAATTCGGATGCAAATTCCGAATTTTCAATATAAAATGATGCCATGATCCAACGATCCAAGTATCTCAACGCCCTCCAGGTCGCTCTGGACCGGTCACCGGTGACAGCCCTGATCGGCCCGCGGCAGAGCGGCAAGACCACCCTGGCCCGAATGGTCAGCGAGAACCGGCCGGTGACCTTTTTCGACCTCGAATCACCCACCGACCGGCAGCGGTTGCAGAATCCCGAACTGGCCCTCGGGCCGCTCGACGGATGGATCGTCCTCGATGAGATCCAGGAGCTGCCCGGACTGTTCGCCGTTCTTCGAGTGCTGGCGGACCGCCCGGCGAACCGGGCCCGTTTCCTGATCCTGGGCAGCGTCGCGCCGGAACTGATCCGGCAGGCGGCCGAGACGCTGGCCGGACGGGTGGAGTTCGTCGAGCTCGCCGGATTCGACCTGGCCGAGGTGGGCGGCGAGGCGGCGGACGCCCTGTGGAGCCGGGGCGGCTATCCCCGGTCGTTCCTGGCCCGATCCGAAGCGGACAGCCTGGCGTGGCGGGAGGGATTCGTCCGGACGTTCCTGGAGCGGGACGTGCCCCGGCTGGGCATCGCCCTGCCGCCGGTGGCGATGCGGCGCTTCTGGACCATGCTGGCCCACTACCACGGACAGCTTTGGAACGCGTCGGAACTGGCCCGCTCCATGGGTTTGTCGGACAAGACGGTCCGGTCGTACCTCGACATCCTGGCCGGCACGTTCATGATCCGCCAGCTGCTCCCCTGGCATGCCAACCTGGCCAAGCGCCAGGTGAAGGCGCCCAAGGTCTATTTCCGGGACTCGGGCCTGCTGCACGCGCTGCTGACGATCCCCGACCGGCATGCCCTGCTGGGCCATCCGAAGCTGGGCGCGTCATGGGAGGGATTCGCCCTGGAGCAGGTGCTCCGGGTCGTGCCCGGCGCCGCCG
It encodes:
- a CDS encoding ATP-binding protein, with the translated sequence MIQRSKYLNALQVALDRSPVTALIGPRQSGKTTLARMVSENRPVTFFDLESPTDRQRLQNPELALGPLDGWIVLDEIQELPGLFAVLRVLADRPANRARFLILGSVAPELIRQAAETLAGRVEFVELAGFDLAEVGGEAADALWSRGGYPRSFLARSEADSLAWREGFVRTFLERDVPRLGIALPPVAMRRFWTMLAHYHGQLWNASELARSMGLSDKTVRSYLDILAGTFMIRQLLPWHANLAKRQVKAPKVYFRDSGLLHALLTIPDRHALLGHPKLGASWEGFALEQVLRVVPGAAAFFWATHAGAELDLLLMHGGRRFGFEFKFAEAPVATRSMRVARADLELAHLWIVHPGRHAFPVEEGISALPLAHVLNLAEMLGEI